The Bdellovibrionota bacterium region ACGCGGATGGTGACCCAATCGTCTTTTTTGTGAATGTTCTTCCGATTGGGGCTGAACTGTTCGATTACGAAGATGGAACCGGCCTCATCGAATACACGCCCCCCGTAGACCTGGTCAGTCCCGCGAGTATTACCGTGATGGCGTACAATCCTAACATTCAAGGAAGCCCTCCGCCGTATGACCTAAAGACTCTCGATGTGACTGTAAATTTCCCGGAGCCCGGTAGTCCGAGTTTCCGCGAACGACCCCATCGATAGTCATTCTGTTCGAATTAACCTTGGTCCATCTTGGCCCGAAAGGGTCCAATCGAAAATTGGTGGTCCAAACTGGCCAAAGTTCGAACATTTTTCAATGAGAATCCGGATGGATTTTGACCGCAAGGGCCGCGCCAGCGATACACCCGCTGACACGGCCCTTGCAGTTCGCCCTGCTCGTTTGAATTTCGTTGCCGGCTCGCGACTCTTTGCCTTTGACGCGCAACCTCGTGTCAGGCTTTGCCTGTCACTCAAAGTTGCACCGGCCTTCAGCCCGAGGGGGGCGGGGCCAACAAGAGCAAATTGGCTCAGGGTTTATTGTAGCGGGGGCTAAAGGTTTCCCGAGCCGACAATCGTATTGATGTGTGGTAAACCACTGCGCAATGTCAGTGCAGGAAAAGGAGTTGAGGCGGGCACAGAGTCTTTACGAGAAGCCGTTTTTCGATCTCTTATTTGAGGCACACTCTGTTCATCGCACCCACCACGATCCCAACGACATCCAACGTTGCACGCTTCTCTCGATAAAGACGGGGGGATGTCCCGAAGATTGTGGCTACTGCCCACAATCAGCCCATTACGATACCGACTTGGAGCGTGAATCCCTTTTACCTCTGGAAAAGGTCGTCCAAGCTGCTCGCACGGCGAAACAGAATGGCGCCCAGCGTTTCTGTATGGGCGCTGCATGGCGAGAGGTTCAAGACGGCCCCGAATTTGACCGAGTCCTCGAAATGGTCCGCGGAGTGGCGGAACAAGGTTTGGAAACGTGCGTGACGCTTGGGATGCTAAATGAATCGCAGGCCCAGCGCCTCAAGGAGGCGGGCCTCTATGCTTACAACCACAACCTCGATACGAGCCGAGACTATTACGCAAAGATCATCACCACGCGCACGTATGATGATCGCCTTAGAACGCTGAAAGCCGTGCGTGAAGCGGGCATCACCGTGTGTTGCGGTGGCATCATCGGAATGGGGGAGAGCGCCCAAGATCGGTGCGCGTTGCTCGCGGAGCTTGCTGCCTTCGATCCCCAACCGGAATCGGTTCCGATCAATTTGCTCGTTCACGCCGAAGGGACGCCGCTCGCTAACTCAGAGCCTCTTTCACCCCTCGAATGGGTACGGATGATCGCTGTGGCGCGAATTCTAATGCCGAAAGCGCGTGTGCGATTAGCGGCCGGTCGTGTCGGCTTGAGTGAGGAGGCTCAAGCGCTCGCGTTCTTTGCTGGAGCGAATTCCATTTTTTTGGGTGAAAAGT contains the following coding sequences:
- the bioB gene encoding biotin synthase BioB; the protein is MRRAQSLYEKPFFDLLFEAHSVHRTHHDPNDIQRCTLLSIKTGGCPEDCGYCPQSAHYDTDLERESLLPLEKVVQAARTAKQNGAQRFCMGAAWREVQDGPEFDRVLEMVRGVAEQGLETCVTLGMLNESQAQRLKEAGLYAYNHNLDTSRDYYAKIITTRTYDDRLRTLKAVREAGITVCCGGIIGMGESAQDRCALLAELAAFDPQPESVPINLLVHAEGTPLANSEPLSPLEWVRMIAVARILMPKARVRLAAGRVGLSEEAQALAFFAGANSIFLGEKLLTRPNPEPQTDLRMLSSFNVATAG